The following coding sequences are from one Paramormyrops kingsleyae isolate MSU_618 chromosome 21, PKINGS_0.4, whole genome shotgun sequence window:
- the LOC111836542 gene encoding claudin-7 yields the protein MANLGVQLLGFSMAVIGLIGLIASTAMVEWKASSYAGQNIVTAQAMYEGLWKTCVSQSTGQIQCKVYDSLLQMPAEIQATRALMIASILLSGLGLLVAMVGMKCTTCMADAPEQKDKVAIAGGVFFIVAGFCALVGTSWYGNKIATDFYNPFTPTNARYEFGSALFVGWGAAALSMLGGGFLCCHCHGAASKSSARYPKSSQPAASGYV from the exons ATGGCAAACCTGGGGGTCCAGCTGCTGGGGTTTTCCATGGCTGTCATAGGATTGATCGGTCTGATAGCGTCGACCGCTATGGTGGAGTGGAAGGCTTCATCCTACGCGGGGCAGAACATCGTGACAGCACAGGCGATGTACGAGGGGCTCTGGAAGACCTGCGTGTCTCAGAGCACCGGCCAGATCCAGTGCAAAGTTTATGACTCACTTCTCCAGATGCCCG CTGAGATCCAGGCCACTCGCGCCCTGATGATTGCCAGCATACTGCTCTCAGGCCTGGGTCTGCTGGTGGCCATGGTGGGCATGAAGTGCACCACCTGCATGGCGGATGCCCCCGAGCAGAAGGACAAGGTGGCCATCGCTGGTGGGGTGTTCTTTATCGTGGCAG GCTTCTGTGCTCTGGTTGGAACCTCTTGGTATGGTAATAAAATAGCCACAGATTTCTACAACCCCTTCACGCCCACCAATGCCAG GTACGAGTTTGGCTCCGCCTTGTTTGTGGGTTGGGGTGCCGCCGCTCTCTCCATGCTGGGTGGGGGCTTCCTGTGTTGCCACTGCCATGGCGCTGCCTCTAAGTCCTCCGCACGGTATCCCAAGTCCAGCCAGCCTGCAGCCTCCGGCTACGTATAG